A window of Lysobacterales bacterium genomic DNA:
AGAGCCGGCCGAGATCTGGCAGGGCTCGCCGCTCATCATTCCGTAGTTCACCAGTGTGCCGCCGCTGGCCACGCAGCGGGCGAGACGCTCGGTGGCCATGCCCCCGACCGCGTCGATGCCAAGCCGGATCTTCGCCTTGCCGGTCGCCTGGGCCACGCGCTGGGCGAGGTCATCGCCATCGACCAGAAGCACGTCGCCGGGGGCATCGCCCATCTGTTCGATCGCCGAATCACGGCGCACCACGTTGACGGTCTTCAGGCCGCGCAGCCTGGCCAGCTCGATCAGGTAGCCACCCACCGCCGAGTTGGCCGCGTTCTGGATCACCCACTCTCCCGGCTGCAGCTCGACGAAGTTGCGCAGCATCAGCAGCGCCGTCGGCGGATTGATCGCCAGCATCGCGAGCTGCTGCGGGTCCGCGACATCCGGCAGCGGCACGAACTGCGCTGCCGGCGCCTGCACGTGCGTGCTCCAGGTGCCGCAGCCGACCGGCAGCAGCACCAGCTGACCGGCGCGGAAGCCCTGCACGCCGTCGCCGATCAGCTCAACGCGGCCCACGCCTTCGTTGCCACCGATCGCCGGCAGCGGCGGCAGCTGGCCATAGTCACCGGTCAGCGTCAGCACATCGCTAGGGTTGATGGCCGCCGCCACCACCCGCACGCGCAGCTCGTCGGACGCAGGTGCGGGCAGATCGAAGTCGACGGCGTGGATCACATCCTGCGGCACCGGGCCGCGGGTTTCGTACTGGGCGCGTTTCATGGGGGCGTCCTCGGGGTTCGGGATTCGGGATTCGGGATTCGGGATTCGGGATTCGGGATTCGGGATTCGGGGCGAGCGTAGCAAGCTGGACGCCTAACGCGACCAGTATGTTCGCGCGGCGGCGAGCAAACCAAGCGACTAGTCGGAGTGGACGCGCCAAGCCTCGGGCGGCTCTTGCGGCAGTCCCTGCTCGACCAGTCCTTCGCGCAACGCGGACAATTCCGAAGCTTCCGCGACTCGCATCCTTCGCAAGTGCGCGGCCAGGCCTCCGCACGCCATCTGGCTTTCCAGATAGGTTTCCGACAAGTAGCGGGAGAGATGCCTCGCATCCGCTGCGCGCTCGCGATCTTCGGGTCGCGTCGCCAAGCGAGACATCAGCGCGGATCCAAAGCCCAGATCCAGCATGCTGTCTGCGCGCTCGACCAGAACCTTGGCGATCCTCAGACAGTGTTCCGCAGTTTCCGCGTGGGCATGGCCTACCTCCACCGAGCAAGCCCTGCTCAGGCTGTAGAGGCCGGGCTGAGCGGTCGCAAGATGGATCCCGAAAAGCAACACATGCTTCGCGTCGAGCGCGCCAAGCTCATTCCCGACCAATGGAATCGGCGGGTCAGGCACACCTGCGTCCCTGAGCAACTTCAGGTCAGTGCGGATGAACTCCCAGACGGGAGAGTCCGACCGCTGGCTCGCAGCAGCGGCACTGAGGCGCTCTTTGGTCCAGGCTTCGTCATGGCGACCCAGCAACCACACCTGCAGGTTGTCCGGCTCCCGACGACGCAGCTCGGCGATGGCCGATGCTCGTAGCTGAGCGCTCTGAATTCCAAAGTCCAGCCCCTCACCTGAGCCCTCGAATGTGTCTTGCGCGTGTGCCCAGAGGAACTGTCTGTCAGAGATGGCACGCGCGC
This region includes:
- a CDS encoding zinc-dependent alcohol dehydrogenase family protein; translation: MKRAQYETRGPVPQDVIHAVDFDLPAPASDELRVRVVAAAINPSDVLTLTGDYGQLPPLPAIGGNEGVGRVELIGDGVQGFRAGQLVLLPVGCGTWSTHVQAPAAQFVPLPDVADPQQLAMLAINPPTALLMLRNFVELQPGEWVIQNAANSAVGGYLIELARLRGLKTVNVVRRDSAIEQMGDAPGDVLLVDGDDLAQRVAQATGKAKIRLGIDAVGGMATERLARCVASGGTLVNYGMMSGEPCQISAGSLVFRDVRLVGFWLARWFRGASHAEQAEVYGELAGLIAKGQLQARIAATFTVSEIQQAVAEAARGGRSGKVLVVPGANE